The following coding sequences are from one Acidimicrobiales bacterium window:
- a CDS encoding diacylglycerol kinase family protein: MNILLIVNAVASGVTPRNRSLVEEALRASHDVDVVVTTARQHACALAGDAAAAGVDAVVALGGDGTVNEVANGLIDSDTALGVLPGGSTNVFARTLGFSNRPGTAVRLLVDALAAGSKRRIGVGQADSRSFVFHVGVGFDAAVVQQVEQRGDLKRWLGHGLFAYGAVATWLRHYDRSRPRFRVHLPDGEVIGDGYFAVFEESDPYTFFGPRPFRLVPGTGFDTGLSAVVLRDLSAATLLGATLAALTGGRRLSGMGCVAVRPGLDSVRVEGLGPFPWQVDGDFLGDIDSLEITHRPNCLDVLVPVAAGTGR, from the coding sequence ATGAACATCCTGCTCATCGTGAACGCCGTCGCGTCGGGCGTGACGCCCCGCAACCGGTCCCTCGTCGAGGAGGCGCTGCGCGCCAGCCACGACGTCGACGTCGTGGTCACCACGGCGCGCCAGCACGCCTGCGCGCTGGCCGGTGATGCGGCCGCTGCCGGAGTGGACGCGGTCGTGGCGCTGGGCGGCGACGGCACGGTCAACGAGGTGGCCAACGGACTCATCGACTCCGACACGGCGCTGGGCGTGCTGCCAGGCGGATCCACCAACGTCTTCGCCCGCACCCTCGGGTTCTCCAACCGCCCGGGCACGGCGGTGCGTCTCCTCGTGGACGCGCTGGCCGCCGGGTCCAAGCGCCGGATCGGCGTGGGACAGGCCGACTCGCGGTCGTTCGTCTTCCACGTGGGCGTCGGCTTCGACGCCGCCGTGGTGCAGCAGGTCGAGCAGCGGGGCGATCTCAAGCGCTGGCTCGGGCACGGGTTGTTCGCCTACGGCGCCGTCGCCACCTGGCTCAGACACTACGACCGCAGCCGGCCCCGGTTCCGCGTCCACCTCCCCGACGGGGAGGTGATCGGCGACGGATACTTCGCCGTGTTCGAGGAGTCGGACCCCTACACCTTCTTCGGGCCCCGCCCCTTCCGGCTGGTGCCCGGCACGGGTTTCGACACCGGGCTGTCGGCGGTGGTGCTCCGCGACCTCAGCGCCGCCACGCTGCTGGGAGCCACCCTCGCCGCCCTCACCGGTGGCAGACGGCTGTCAGGAATGGGGTGCGTGGCCGTGCGGCCCGGTCTCGATTCCGTGCGCGTCGAGGGCCTCGGGCCGTTCCCCTGGCAGGTCGACGGTGACTTCCTCGGGGATATCGACTCCCTCGAGATCACCCACCGGCCGAACTGCCTGGACGTGCTCGTCCCCGTCGCCGCCGGCACCGGGCGCTGA
- a CDS encoding glycerophosphodiester phosphodiesterase — translation MTAVWAHRGWAARVRENTLDAFRAARTSGADGVELDVRTTVDGVLVVHHDPALEDGRAIAETPAAELPEWLPTLEAALAACDGLTVDIEVKNLPIEIGYDPDEGTAIATARMAAALGGAGRLVISAFAMAAIDAARATAPHITTGWLTLAAYDQLEALELAAARGHRALHPRHEAVTPELVMAAHLRGLAVHAWTTDDGGEVRRLSDAGVDAVMTNRPDIALAALGRRSRP, via the coding sequence CCGAGCGGCCCGGACCTCCGGTGCCGACGGCGTCGAGCTCGACGTGCGGACGACGGTGGACGGCGTGCTCGTCGTCCACCACGACCCCGCGCTGGAGGACGGCCGCGCCATCGCCGAGACGCCTGCCGCCGAGTTGCCCGAGTGGCTCCCCACCCTGGAGGCCGCGCTTGCCGCATGCGACGGCCTCACCGTCGACATCGAGGTGAAGAACCTTCCCATCGAGATCGGCTACGACCCCGACGAGGGCACGGCCATCGCGACCGCCCGGATGGCGGCGGCCCTCGGCGGGGCCGGGCGCCTGGTGATCTCCGCATTCGCCATGGCCGCCATCGACGCGGCGCGGGCCACCGCTCCGCACATCACCACCGGGTGGCTGACGCTGGCCGCCTACGACCAGCTCGAGGCGCTCGAGCTGGCCGCCGCCCGTGGGCACCGTGCGCTCCACCCGCGCCACGAGGCGGTGACGCCCGAGCTCGTGATGGCGGCGCACCTGCGGGGCCTGGCCGTGCACGCGTGGACCACCGACGACGGCGGTGAGGTGCGGCGGTTGTCCGATGCGGGGGTCGACGCCGTCATGACCAACCGGCCCGACATCGCGCTGGCGGCACTGGGCCGGCGCTCCCGACCGTGA